From Andrena cerasifolii isolate SP2316 chromosome 12, iyAndCera1_principal, whole genome shotgun sequence, a single genomic window includes:
- the LOC143375060 gene encoding regulation of nuclear pre-mRNA domain-containing protein 1B isoform X1, which yields MTGFTESALVKRLMDLNPSQQSIQTLSLWLIHHRKHHPTIVKVWFKEMCKVKDNRKLMFMYLANDVIQNSKKKGPEFGKEFETVLPKAFEHMKGFDEKTRERLNRLLQIWEERGVYDKAQIAEFKTAFVDTSKDPGTPPPKKKLKNDIEKIKKEKKERKKSETEVEVDGTKELHVTLSPRTPAGDPPETEELIKALMDLENTASSDAGVRERIASLPPEVSEVSLLANLADRAAADQLSVAVNEAAALLADYNGRLQAEMEDRRRLLTMLRDYTLAQRQLLQQAQTTLEDYKEKLKKVCAVRSEVKSHISNLPDLTQLPDVTGGLAPLPSAGDLFSMH from the exons ATGACAGGGTTTACAGAAAGTGCGCTTGTGAAAAGGTTAATGGACTTGAATCCTTCCCAACAGAGTATTCAGACACTTTCTCTTTGGTTAATTCACCACAGAAAACATCACCCGACCATCGTGAAAGTCTGGTTCAAAGAGATGTGTAAAG TGAAGGATAATCGCAAATTAATGTTCATGTATCTGGCGAACGATGTTATTCAGAATAGTAAAAAGAAAGGGCCCGAGTTCGGGAAAGAGTTTGAGACAGTGTTGCCGAAAGCGTTCGAGCACATGAAGGGGTTCGATGAAAAGACAAGGGAGAGGTTGAATAGGCTGCTTCAAATCTGGGAGGAGCGAGGCGTATACGACAAGGCACAAATCGCAGAGTTTAAAACCGCTTTCGTAGATACATCCAAGGATCCAGGAACGCCGCCTCCGAAAAAGAAACTTAAAAACGACATAGAGAAGATAAAG aaagaaaaaaaggagaggaaAAAGTCAGAGACTGAAGTCGAAGTGGACGGAACCAAAGAGCTGCACGTTACGTTAAGTCCGCGTACTCCCGCTGGAGATCCACCAGAAACAGAGGAACTCATCAAAGCCTTAATG GATCTGGAAAACACCGCGTCCTCGGATGCCGGCGTTAGAGAACGCATCGCGTCCTTGCCGCCGGAAGTTTCGGAAGTTTCGCTTCTTGCGAATTTGGCTGACAGAGCAGCCGCGGATCAATTGAGTGTTGCGGTAAACGAAGCTGCCGCACTGTTAGCGGACTACAATGGGCGATTACAGGCTGAAATGGAAGATAGGAGAAGATTGTTAACCATGCTGAGAGATTACACTTTGGCGCAGAGACAATTACTTCAACAGGCACAAACAACTTTAGAA GACTATaaggaaaaactgaaaaaagTATGCGCAGTCAGGTCAGAAGTAAAGTCACACATTTCCAATCTTCCCGACTTGACACAATTGCCCGACGTCACGGGTGGCTTGGCGCCTCTTCCTTCGGCTGGTGATTTATTTTCTATGCACTAG
- the Cnep1r2 gene encoding CTD nuclear envelope phosphatase 1 regulatory subunit 2 codes for MSLDQTVCEDLKAFERRLTEVIAGLQPATLRWRMLLGFISVCTAVGAWHWLTDPNTSAVSFTQSLCNHPFFAIASIILVILFMMGVHRRVIAPSIITQRARSVLGDFNMSCDDTGKLILKPTRPPHLHET; via the exons ATGTCTCTGGATCAAACAGTTTGCGAGG ACCTGAAAGCTTTCGAAAGACGTCTTACCGAAGTGATTGCTGGCTTGCAACCAGCTACTCTGCGTTGGAGAA tgcTTTTAGGTTTCATTTCTGTCTGCACTGCTGTCGGTGCTTGGCATTGGTTGACGGATCCAAACACATCGGCTGTATCGTTTACACAAAGTCTATGCAATCATCCATTCTTTGCGATTGCCAGCATCATTCTAG TGATATTATTCATGATGGGAGTGCACAGACGCGTAATAGCACCGAGCATCATAACACAGAGAGCTAGAAGTGTCCTTGGCGATTTTAATATGAGCTGCGACGATACTGGGAAACTCATTCTCAAACCAACAAGACCGCCACATCTGCACGAAACTTGA
- the Sans gene encoding SAM_USH1G_HARP domain-containing protein Sans translates to MTSERFHKAARDGALDILKETTKKDCNARDDGGMTPTLWAAFEGHIDALRLLVAKGGDPDKTDYFGNTALHLAAARGHDYCVKFLVKFGCNIWSLDIDRHSARDLAAINGREVILQFLDLAQANQELNNRKKSRILREKAEKDAEKRLKEYMKKQKMAEVKAEKEQKKLSRDRTQLDLATVNETGILPHKPSILTFKGRVKPSPTFSDIVGTTAKKHGSAVGRKALAKKTVDDFKVVEIEVNGKKSIRSLTGLRRDSEVMYVGTYESQVQQIGRRGRISDVWGTLSKAQSTPDLLGDRSFDEDAEQDDGEDINGIRDTTFLQEPASIFNRPGFGSVAFRRAITTTFDNVPVSQVEAHHQNGNSCGNGSVNGSINGHRASSNGHNEEISIGSAGSLARRQSMWDDDFLSEEEEEEETDEEWTPLQRFLVANNLSSIHPVLESEQIDLEALMLLTEADIGALKLPLGPKRKLMNAIANRKRALDAPENVIKDSRL, encoded by the exons ATGACGTCCGAGCGGTTTCACAA AGCTGCACGCGACGGCGCCTTGGACATCTTAAAAGAAACAACAAAAAAGGATTGTAACGCACGGGATGACGGAGGAATGACCCCAACATTATGGGCAGCCTTTGAAGGTCATATAGATGCTCTGAGACTGCTCGTCGCCAAAGG GGGTGACCCCGACAAAACCGATTATTTCGGCAACACAGCCCTTCACCTGGCTGCGGCAAGGGGTCACGACTATTGCGTGAAGTTCCTGGTTAAATTCGGCTGTAACATTTGGTCCTTAGACATCGATAGGCACTCTGCCAGGGACCTGGCCGCAATAAACGGGCGGGAGGTGATCCTGCAATTTCTAGATCTCGCTCAGGCGAATCAGGAACTGAACAATCGCAAGAAAAGCCGGATACTTCGGGAGAAGGCTGAGAAGGATGCGGAGAAAAG GTTGAAGGAGTACATGAAGAAGCAGAAAATGGCAGAAGTTAAGGCtgaaaaggaacaaaagaagCTGTCGAGGGATCGAACGCAATTGGACCTGGCCACGGTAAACGAAACCGGCATTCTACCTCACAAACCCAGTATATTGACCTTCAAAGGTCGCGTGAAGCCTTCGCCGACGTTCAGTGATATCGTCGGCACCACCGCCAAGAAGCACGGTAGCGCGGTCGGCAGGAAAGCCCTGGCGAAAAAGACGGTCGACGACTTCAAGGTTGTGGAG ATCGAGGTGAATGGGAAAAAGTCGATTCGCAGCCTCACCGGCCTTAGAAGGGATTCCGAAGTGATGTACGTAGGCACTTACGAAAGCCAAGTTCAGCAGATaggaaggagagggaggatCTCGGACGTTTGGGGCACTTTGAGCAAGGCGCAGAGCACACCTGACCTATTGGGCGACCGCAGCTTTGACGAGGACGCAGAGCAAGACGATGGGGAAGACATAAATGGCATAAGAGATACCACCTTCTTGCAAGAACCCGCGAGCATATTCAATCGACCTGGATTTGGCTCGGTGGCATTTAGGAGAGCG ATAACAACTACCTTCGATAATGTGCCAGTCTCGCAAGTGGAGGCACATCACCAAAACGGCAACTCTTGCGGTAACGGATCTGTAAATGGGTCTATAAATGGTCATAGAGCCAGTTCGAACGGGCATAACGAAGAAATCAGCATAGGGAGCGCGGGTAGCTTAGCTCGCAGGCAAAGCATGTGGGACGATGATTTTCTTTCAG aagaagaagaagaagaggaaaccgATGAGGAGTGGACACCGTTGCAAAGATTCTTAGTTGCCAACAACCTTTCGTCCATACACCCGGTTTTGGAATCGGAACAGATTGACCTGGAGGCTTTAATGCTGCTCACCGAAGCTGACATTGGGGCCCTCAAGCTTCCGCTCGGGCCCAAAAGGAAGTTGATGAACGCGATAGCGAACCGAAAAAGGGCATTGGATGCACCGGAAAACGTGATCAAGGATAGTAGACTGTAA
- the LOC143375060 gene encoding regulation of nuclear pre-mRNA domain-containing protein 1B isoform X2, whose translation MFMYLANDVIQNSKKKGPEFGKEFETVLPKAFEHMKGFDEKTRERLNRLLQIWEERGVYDKAQIAEFKTAFVDTSKDPGTPPPKKKLKNDIEKIKKEKKERKKSETEVEVDGTKELHVTLSPRTPAGDPPETEELIKALMDLENTASSDAGVRERIASLPPEVSEVSLLANLADRAAADQLSVAVNEAAALLADYNGRLQAEMEDRRRLLTMLRDYTLAQRQLLQQAQTTLEDYKEKLKKVCAVRSEVKSHISNLPDLTQLPDVTGGLAPLPSAGDLFSMH comes from the exons ATGTTCATGTATCTGGCGAACGATGTTATTCAGAATAGTAAAAAGAAAGGGCCCGAGTTCGGGAAAGAGTTTGAGACAGTGTTGCCGAAAGCGTTCGAGCACATGAAGGGGTTCGATGAAAAGACAAGGGAGAGGTTGAATAGGCTGCTTCAAATCTGGGAGGAGCGAGGCGTATACGACAAGGCACAAATCGCAGAGTTTAAAACCGCTTTCGTAGATACATCCAAGGATCCAGGAACGCCGCCTCCGAAAAAGAAACTTAAAAACGACATAGAGAAGATAAAG aaagaaaaaaaggagaggaaAAAGTCAGAGACTGAAGTCGAAGTGGACGGAACCAAAGAGCTGCACGTTACGTTAAGTCCGCGTACTCCCGCTGGAGATCCACCAGAAACAGAGGAACTCATCAAAGCCTTAATG GATCTGGAAAACACCGCGTCCTCGGATGCCGGCGTTAGAGAACGCATCGCGTCCTTGCCGCCGGAAGTTTCGGAAGTTTCGCTTCTTGCGAATTTGGCTGACAGAGCAGCCGCGGATCAATTGAGTGTTGCGGTAAACGAAGCTGCCGCACTGTTAGCGGACTACAATGGGCGATTACAGGCTGAAATGGAAGATAGGAGAAGATTGTTAACCATGCTGAGAGATTACACTTTGGCGCAGAGACAATTACTTCAACAGGCACAAACAACTTTAGAA GACTATaaggaaaaactgaaaaaagTATGCGCAGTCAGGTCAGAAGTAAAGTCACACATTTCCAATCTTCCCGACTTGACACAATTGCCCGACGTCACGGGTGGCTTGGCGCCTCTTCCTTCGGCTGGTGATTTATTTTCTATGCACTAG
- the LOC143375064 gene encoding HUWE1-associated protein modifying stress responses yields MSEDRSEEDPIMDLWYSNWEQQCVEALEAEPDYETQLHNEKELYSQQMWTSFQTTASAIAQLYKDRTQGVSLWLPFQTAAGTVTSLYKDSVDSMRRCSELGIEMGRQKRSKEIMNWARKKRRMIRREDLLAYLAGKPPPPRPHSHRSSPKPRMMVCGSPPSQSSTPSMVVAPTQTSGSDPDPELHTFREAIAVSGSPMSRRTGRQAELSAFISSEFARHHKRPASHDVDMGSPTHKRSRFM; encoded by the exons ATGAGCGAGGATCGGAGCGAGGAGGATCCTATAATGGATCTGTGGTACAGCAACTGGGAGCAACAATGCGTCGAGGCGCTGGAGGCAGAGCCGGATTACGAGACGCAACTGCACAACGAAAAAGAACTCTATTCCCAGCAGATGTGGACGAGCTTTCAGACGACGGCGTCGGCCATCGCCCAGCTGTACAAAG ATCGTACACAGGGTGTCTCTCTATGGTTACCCTTCCAGACTGCTGCTGGCACCGTCACGTCGTTATACAAAG ACTCGGTGGACAGCATGCGTCGATGCAGCGAGTTAGGCATAGAAATGGGTCGACAAAAGCgtagtaaagaaataatgaattgGGCTAGAAAAAAAAGGCGTATGATCCGTAGGGAGGACCTCTTAGCATATCTTGCGGGAAAACCACCACCACCTCGGCCACATTCGCACAG gAGTTCGCCCAAACCAAGGATGATGGTGTGCGGTTCGCCTCCGTCTCAAAGTTCAACACCAAGTATGGTTGTCGCACCAACACAAACATCTGGCAGTGATCCTGACCCCGAGTTGCACACATTTAGAGAAGCAATCGCGGTGTCTG GCTCACCAATGTCTCGGCGTACTGGAAGGCAAGCCGAATTGTCGGCTTTTATTAGTAGCGAATTCGCTCGGCATCACAAACGGCCCGCTTCGCATGACGTGGATATGGGATCTCCCACGCACAAACGTTCGCGTTTCATGTAA